One genomic region from Equus asinus isolate D_3611 breed Donkey chromosome 8, EquAss-T2T_v2, whole genome shotgun sequence encodes:
- the CFB gene encoding complement factor B produces MGSNLSPQLCLVPLVLGLLFGGVGVMPLAVAEPQASCSLTGVEIKGGSFQLLKEGQALEYKCPSGFYPYPMQVRTCKSTGSWSTLKTQDQKIVKKAECRAIRCPRPQDFENGEYWPRAAYYNLSDEISFRCYDGYTLRGSANRTCQENGRWDGQTAICDDGAGYCPNPGIPLGTRKVGSQYRLEDSVTYYCSRGLTLRGSQRRTCQEGGSWSGTEPSCQDSFMYDTPAEVAEAFLSSLTETIEGVEAEEGHSPGEQQKRKIVLDPSGSMNIYMVLDGSDSIGAHNFTRAKNCLRDFIEKVASYGVKPRYGLVTYATVPKVLIRVSQERSSDADWVTEKLNEISYEDHKLKTGTNTRKALQAVYSMMSWEGNAPPEGWNRTRHVILLMTDGLHNMGGDPVPVIHEIRDLLDIGRDRKNPREDYLDIYVFGVGPLVNQENINALASKKDGEQHVFKVKDMENLEDVFFQMLDETRTLGLCGMVWEHRKGNDYDKQPWQAKISVTRPLKGHENCMGAVVSEYFVLTAAHCFTVDDQKHSIKVNVGGNKKDLEIAEVLFHPNYNINGKKAEGISEFYDYDVALIKLKEKLTYGQTLRPICLPCTEGTNQALRLPWSTTCQQQMEELLPAKDIKALFVSELSKEGKKMLVRKEVYIKNGEKKASCERDAQYASGYDKVKDISAVVTPRFLCTGGVNPYADPNTCRGDSGGPLIIHKRSRFIQVGVISWGVVDVCKDQRRQLQVPAHARDFHINLFQVLPWLKEKLKDEGLGFL; encoded by the exons ATGGGGAGCAATCTCAGCCCCCAACTCTGCCTGGTACCCTTGGTCCTGGGCCTCTTGTTTGGAG GTGTGGGTGTGATGCCACTAGCTGTGGCCGAGCCCCAAGCCTCCTGCTCTCTGACGGGAGTAGAGATCAAAGGCGGCTCCTTCCAGCTTCTCAAGGAGGGCCAGGCTCTGGAGTACAAATGCCCCTCTGGCTTCTACCCGTACCCCATGCAAGTTCGCACCTGCAAATCCACGGGGTCCTGGAGCACCCTGAAGACCCAAGACCAAAAGATTGTCAAGAAGGCAGAATGCAGAG caATTCGCTGCCCAAGACCACAGGACTTTGAGAATGGGGAGTACTGGCCCCGGGCCGCCTACTACAATTTGAGTGACGAGATCTCCTTTCGCTGCTATGATGGTTACACTCTCCGCGGCTCTGCCAATCGCACCTGCCAAGAAAATGGTCGGTGGGATGGGCAAACAGCCATCTGCGATGATGGAG CGGGGTACTGCCCCAATCCAGGCATCCCCCTTGGCACAAGGAAGGTGGGCAGCCAGTACCGCCTCGAAGACAGTGTCACCTACTACTGCAGCCGGGGGCTCACTCTGCGTGGCTCCCAGCGGCGAACATGCCAGGAAGGTGGCTCTTGGAGTGGAACGGAACCTTCATGCCAAG ACTCCTTTATGTATGACACCCCTGCAGAGGTGGCCGAAGCCTTTCTGTCTTCCCTGACAGAGACCATAGAAGGAGTTGAGGCTGAGGAGGGGCACAGCCCAG GGGAAcaacagaagaggaagattgtcctggaCCCCTCAGGCTCCATGAACATCTACATGGTGCTGGATGGATCAGACAGCATTGGGGCTCACAACTTCACAAGGGCCAAGAATTGTCTCAGAGACTTCATTGAGAAG GTGGCAAGTTACGGGGTGAAGCCAAGATATGGTCTAGTGACATATGCCACGGTCCCCAAAGTTTTGATCAGAGTGTCCCAAGAAAGGAGCAGTGATGCAGACTGGGTCACAGAGAAGCTCAATGAAATCAGCTATGAAG ATCACAAATTGAAGACAGGGACTAACACCAGGAAGGCCCTCCAGGCAGTATACAGCATGATGAGCTGGGAAGGGAACGCTCCCCCTGAAGGCTGGAACCGCACCCGCCATGTCATCCTCCTTATGACTGATG GCTTGCACAACATGGGTGGTGACCCAGTCCCTGTCATTCATGAGATCCGTGACTTGCTGGACATTGGCAGGGATCGCAAAAACCCAAGAGAGGATTATCTGG ACATCTATGTGTTTGGGGTTGGGCCTCTGGTGAACCAAGAGAACATCAATGCTTTGGCTTCCAAGAAGGATGGAGAGCAACACGTGTTCAAAGTCAAGGACATGGAAAATCTGGAGGATGTCTTCTTTCAAATGCTTG ATGAAACCCGGACTCTGGGTCTGTGTGGCATGGTTTGGGAGCACAGGAAAGGTAATGACTACGACAAGCAACCGTGGCAGGCCAAGATCTCAGTCACT CGCCCTTTGAAGGGACATGAGAACTGTATGGGGGCCGTGGTGTCTGAGTACTTTGTGCTGACAGCGGCACATTGTTTCACGGTAGATGACCAGAAACACTCAATCAAGGTCAACGTGG gagGGAACAAGAAGGACTTGGAGATAGCAGAGGTCCTATTTCACCCCAACTACAACATCAATGGGAAAAAAGCAGAAGGCATTTCTGAATTTTATGACTATGATGTGGCCTTGATCAAGCTCAAGGAGAAGCTAACGTATGGCCAGACTCTCAG GCCCATCTGTCTCCCCTGCACTGAGGGAACAAATCAAGCTTTGAGGCTTCCATGGTCAACCACTTGCCAGCAACAGA TGGAAGAACTGCTCCCTGCAAAGGATATCAAAGCTCTGTTTGTGTCTGAGTTGTCCAAGGAGGGGAAGAAGATGCTGGTTCGGAAGGAAGTCTACATCAAGAATGGGGAAAAG AAAGCCAGCTGTGAGAGAGATGCTCAATATGCCTCAGGCTATGACAAAGTCAAGGATATCTCTGCGGTGGTCACCCCCAGGTTCCTCTGCACTGGAGGGGTGAATCCCTACGCTGACCCCAACACCTGCAGAG GTGACTCTGGTGGCCCCCTGATTATTCACAAGAGGAGTCGCTTCATTCAG GTTGGCGTGATCAGCTGGGGCGTAGTGGATGTCTGTAAAGACCAGAGGCGGCAGCTGCAGGTGCCTGCTCACGCTCGAGACTTTCACATCAACCTCTTCCAAGTGCTACCCTGGCTCAAGGAGAAACTCAAAGACGAGGGTCTGGGATTTCTATAA
- the C2 gene encoding complement C2 produces MVDTMDPLMAFLSLLALYPGLAAATPSCPQNVNISGGSFTLSNGWAPGSVLTYSCPLGRYAYPAATRLCKSNGQWQTPRSTRQTKAVCKPVRCPAPVTFENGMYTPRLGSYPVGGNLSFECEDGFTLRGSPVRQCRPNGMWDGETAVCDNGAGYCPNPGISVGVVRTGSRFDLGDKVRYRCSSNLVLTGSSERECQDDGVWSGTEPICRQPYSYDFPEDVAPALGTSLSHLLGATNPTQKKKENVGRKIQIQRSGHLNLYLLLDASQSVSEKDFGIFKNSAILMVDRIFSFEINVSVAIITFASRPRIVMSVLHHNSRDVMEVINSLDNIHYKDHENGTGTNTYEALNSVYIMMNNQMQRLGMNTVAWQEIRHAVILLTDGKSNMGGSPKLAVDNIKELLNIKQKRNDYLDIYAIGVGNLDVDWRELNELGSKKDGERHAFILKDAEALSQVFEHMLDVSQLTDTICGVGNMSANASAQERTPWHVTIKPKSQETCRGALISDQWVLTAAHCFRQAENHTLWRVSVGDPNAQWGKDFQIEKAVISSGFDVFAKKNQGIPEFYGDDIALVKLAKKVKMSTHARPICLPCTVGANLALRRPPGSTCQNHEHDLLNQQSIPAHFVALNGSKLNINLKTGTEWTSCINAVSQDKTTFPNLTDVREVVTDQFLCSGTGKDDNPCKGESGGAVFLERRFRFFQVGLVSWGLYNPCGRDDKKSRKRAPTGRVPPPRDFHINLFRLQPWLRQHLEGVLNFLPL; encoded by the exons aTGGTGGACACCATGGACCCACTGATGGCTTTTCTTTCCCTGCTGGCCCTGTACCCAG GCTTGGCTGCCGCCACCCCCTCCTGTCCTCAGAATGTGAATATCTCTGGTGGCTCTTTCACCCTCAGCAACGGCTGGGCCCCTGGGAGTGTCCTCACCTACTCCTGCCCCCTGGGCCGTTATGCATACCCAGCAGCAACACGGCTGTGCAAGAGCAACGGACAGTGGCAGACCCCAAGATCCACCCGGCAGACAAAGGCGGTCTGCAAAC ccGTTCGCTGTCCAGCCCCTGTTACCTTTGAGAATGGCATGTACACCCCACGGCTGGGGTCATATCCTGTGGGCGGCAACCTGAGCTTCGAGTGTGAGGATGGTTTCACGCTGCGGGGCTCACCTGTGCGGCAGTGTCGCCCCAATGGCATGTGGGATGGGGAGACAGCCGTTTGTGACAACGGCG CTGGTTACTGCCCCAACCCGGGCATTTCAGTAGGTGTGGTGCGGACAGGGTCCCGCTTCGACCTTGGGGACAAGGTCAGGTACCGCTGCTCATCGAATCTGGTGCTGACCGGGTCTTCGGAACGGGAGTGCCAGGATGATGGGGTCTGGAGTGGGACAGAGCCCATCTGCCGCC AGCCCTACTCTTACGACTTTCCTGAGGACGTGGCCCCCGCCCTGGGTACTTCCTTGTCCCACCTGCTTGGAGCTACCAATCCCACCCAGAAGAAGAAGG AAAATGTGGGCCGCAAGATCCAAATCCAGCGCTCGGGTCACCTGAACCTCTACCTGCTCCTGGATGCCTCTCAGAGTGTGTCGGAAAAAGATTTTGGCATCTTCAAGAACAGCGCCATCCTCATGGTGGACAGG ATCTTCAGCTTTGAGATCAATGTTAGCGTCGCCATTATCACCTTTGCATCAAGGCCCCGAATCGTCATGTCTGTTCTGCACCACAACTCCCGGGATGTGATGGAAGTGATCAACAGTCTGGACAACATCCACTACAAAG ATCATGAAAATGGAACTGGGACCAACACCTATGAGGCCCTAAATAGTGTCTATATCATGATGAATAACCAAATGCAACGCCTGGGTATGAACACAGTGGCCTGGCAGGAAATCCGACATGCTGTCATCCTTCTGACAGATG GAAAGTCCAACATGGGTGGCTCTCCCAAGCTGGCTGTGGACAATATCAAAGAGCTCTTGAACATCAAGCAGAAGAGGAATGACTATCTGG acATCTATGCCATTGGGGTGGGCAACCTGGATGTGGACTGGAGAGAATTGAATGAGCTGGGGTCCAAGAAGGACGGCGAGAGGCATGCCTTCATTCTGAAGGACGCAGAGGCTCTGAGCCAGGTCTTTGAGCACATGCTGG ATGTCTCTCAGCTCACAGACACCATCTGTGGGGTGGGGAACATGTCAGCCAATGCCTCTGCCCAGGAGAGGACACCCTGGCATGTTACTATTAAG CCCAAGAGCCAGGAGACCTGCCGGGGGGCCCTCATCTCTGACCAGTGGGTCCTGACAGCTGCTCACTGCTTCCGCCAAGCCGAGAACCATACCCTGTGGAGGGTCAGTGTGG GGGATCCCAATGCCCAGTGGGGCAAAGACTTCCAGATTGAGAAAGCAGTGATCTCCTCGGGGTTCGATGTCTTTGCCAAGAAGAATCAGGGAATCCCAGAGTTCTACGGTGATGACATCGCCCTGGTGAAGCTGGCCAAGAAAGTGAAGATGTCCACTCACGCCAG GCCCATCTGCCTTCCCTGCACGGTGGGGGCTAATCTGGCTCTGCGGAGACCCCCAGGCAGCACCTGCCAAAACCATG AGCATGATCTTCTGAACCAACAGAGCATTCCTGCTCATTTTGTGGCCTTGAATGGGAGCAAACTGAACATAAACCTCAAGACAGGGACGGAG TGGACAAGCTGTATCAACGCCGTCTCCCAAGACAAAACCACATTCCCCAACTTGACAGATGTTAGAGAGGTGGTGACAGACCAGTTTCTATGCAGTGGGACTGGAAAGGATGACAATCCCTGCAAGG GAGAATCTGGGGGAGCAGTTTTCCTTGAGCGGAGATTCAGGTTTTTTCAG GTGGGCCTGGTGAGCTGGGGTCTCTACAACCCCTGTGGCAGAGATGATAAAAAATCCCGCAAGAGGGCACCCACTGGCAGGGTCCCACCGCCACGAGATTTCCACATTAATCTCTTCCgcctgcagccctggctgaggcagcacctggagggcgtACTGAACTTTTTGCCCCTCTAA
- the NELFE gene encoding negative elongation factor E has protein sequence MLVIPPGLSEEEEALQKKFNKLKKKKKALLALKKQSSSSTASQGGVKRSLSEQPVVDTATATEQAKQLVKSGAISAIKAETKNSGFKRSRTLEGKLKDPEKGPVPTFQPFQRSISADDDLQESSRRPQRKSLYESFVSSSDRLRELGPDGEEAEGPGAGDGPPRSFDWGYEERGGAHTSASPPRSRSRDRSRERNRDRDRDRERDRDRDRERDRDRERDRDRDRDRDRDRDRDRDRDRDRDRDREGPFRRSDSFPERRAPRKGNTLYVYGEDMTPTLLRGAFSPFGNIIDLSMDPPRNCAFVTYEKMESADQAVAELNGTQVESVQLKVSIARKQPMLDAATGKSVWGSLAVQNSPKGCHRDKRTQIVYSDDVYKENLVDGF, from the exons ATGTTGGTGATACCCCCCGGACTgagcgaggaggaggaggctcTGCAGAAGAAATTCAACAAACTCAAGAAAAAG AAAAAGGCACTGCTGGCTCTGAAGAAACAAAGTAGCAGCAGTACAGCCAGCCAAGGTGGCGTCAAACGCT CACTGTCAGAGCAGCCTGTGGTGGACACAGCCACGGCAACAGAGCAGGCAAAGCAGCTAGTGAAGTCAGGAGCCATCAGTGCCATCAAGGCCGAGACCAAGAACTCGGGCTTCAAACGTTCTCGGACCCTAGAGGGGAAGTTAAAG gaCCCTGAGAAGGGGCCAGTCCCCACTTTCCAGCCGTTCCAGAGGAGCATATCTGCTGACGATGATCTGCAGGAG TCATCCAGACGTCCCCAGAGGAAATCTTTGTATGAGAG CTTTGTGTCTTCCAGTGACCGACTTCGGGAACTGGGGCCAGATGGGGAAGAGGCAGAGGGCCCAGGGGCTGGTGATGGCCCCCCTCGAAGCTTTGACTGGGGCTATGAAGAACGTGGTGGTGCCCACACTTCAGCCTCCCCTCCCCGAAGCCGCAGCCGGGACCGCAGTCGTGAGCGGAACCGGGACAGAGACCGAGATCGAGAACGGGATCGAGACAGAGATCGGGAGCGGGACCGAGACCGGGAGCGGGACAGAGACCGAGATCGAGACCGGGACAGGGACCGAGACAGGGATCGGGACCGAGACAGGGATCGGGATCGAGACCGAGAGGGCCCTTTCCGCA GGTCGGACTCGTTCCCTGAACGCCGGGCCCCTCGAAAGGGGAATACTCTGTATGTGTACGGAGAAGACATGACGCCCACCCTCCTCCGGGgagccttctctccctttggaaacatCATTGACCTCTCCATGGACCCACCCAGAAA CTGTGCCTTCGTCACCTATGAAAAGATGGAGTCAGCAGATCAGGCCGTTGCTGAG CTCAACGGGACCCAGGTGGAGTCCGTACAGCTCAAAGTCAGCATTGCCCGCAAACAACCCATGCTCGACGCCGCCACTGGCAAGTCTGTCTGGGGCTCCCTTG cTGTCCAGAACAGCCCTAAGGGTTGCCATCGGGACAAGAGGACCCAGATTGTCTACAGTGATGACGTCTACAAGGAGAACCTTGTGGATGGCTTCTAG